Within Synergistaceae bacterium, the genomic segment CGCGGCGAACACTACTCCCCCTACTGCGCAGATGACGCCCATCGTAACGTAACAGGTCAGCATGATGCGCTGTGGGTTCAATCCCGCCAGCCTGGCCGCGTCTTTGTTGCCCCCCACCGCATAGACGCTCCGCCCGAATTTCGTCCTGGCCAAAATGAATCCGAACAGGGCGAAAGCGAGGATCATGATCCAAACAGCCAGAGGAATGTTCAGAAACCGTATCCGGTTAACCTGTAAAAAGGTCGCGTCGCTAATGGCCACCGGTTTCCCCCCGCACAGGATATACGCGAATCCGCGCACGATAGACTGGGTAACGAGTGTGGCGATGAAGGGCTCCAACTTTATCTTGCTGCTCATCAGCGAGTTCATCAGCCCGACCGCGGCCCCCGCAAGCAGCGTCACGGCCAGCGCAAGATAAAAATTCACGCCCTTGTTGACTAGCAGAGCGGCGAGCACTCCCGAAAACGCCACAAGGGAACCGGGCGAAAGATCGACGTGTCCAGCTATCACCAGGTACGTCTCCCCTATCGCCACAAGCCCCACGAGAGACGTCGCCACCAGAATGTTGGTCACGTTGGTCCATGAAAAAAAGTTGCG encodes:
- a CDS encoding ABC transporter permease, with protein sequence MNRIKRLVSGDKLILMVAIVVVFVLFTSLNRNFFSWTNVTNILVATSLVGLVAIGETYLVIAGHVDLSPGSLVAFSGVLAALLVNKGVNFYLALAVTLLAGAAVGLMNSLMSSKIKLEPFIATLVTQSIVRGFAYILCGGKPVAISDATFLQVNRIRFLNIPLAVWIMILAFALFGFILARTKFGRSVYAVGGNKDAARLAGLNPQRIMLTCYVTMGVICAVGGVVFAARMNSGQPAANVNLEFDAITAVILGGVSFTGGVGNMGGTILGVFLIQSFNTGLTMVNVQSFWQLVAKGGLLLFALTSDYIRKANREKKLLSVSKRNS